The nucleotide sequence GTTTCAACCCCGGGGGCGCATCAAGGGTCTCACGGCGCCGTGTGCGCCGGAGTGCGGTCCCAGTCGGCCGGCAGCTCCGGAACCCGCCATCCGGGATCGGGCCGCCAGTCCTCCCAGCCGTCCGCGAACGGCGCCCCCCACGCCTTGATCCGGTCCACCGCCAGCGCCCCGGCCGCGCGGACCCGCGCCGCCTGCCCGGGGCCCATCAGACCGGACCGCTGGGCCTGGGCGAACTCGTCCTCGTCCCGCCACAGCCAGCTGCGGTCGGGGTAGACGGAGATGTCGAGGAAGTGGTCCTCGGAGTCGAAGCCGCCGGCCCAGCGGACCCGCGGCTCCTCCAGGTTCACGTACCAGCTGCGGAAGCGCCAGCCGCGCTCCCAGAACAGCCACACCGACCAGGGCTCGCCGGGTCTCGCCAGCTTCAGCACCCCGCTGCCGGACCACCGCGCGCGTTCCGTGGTGCGCGGGGCGGTGTAGCGGGTGGCGAGCGGCTCCTCGTGCACGGGCGTGCCGTCGGCGAGCACGGGCCGGACGCATTCCGTGCCGGGCGCCATCCAGACCGCGAGCAGCTCGGGGGTGTCCTGGACGACCGTCACGGGTCGGCAGATGTGCACCTCTCCGGTGCCGTTGCCGCGATAGCGCCAGAGGATGTGATCCCCAGGCGCCCAGTGCTGGGAGCCGCCCGATCCTGTCATGCGCAGATCTTAGGGGCGCGCTCCCACCACCGCAGCGGCACAGATCACGGATGAGTCATCCGATGTCCCCTCTCACGGGCGGGTCATGCGGAGCACGTCCAGCGCCTCGTCCAGCTGCTCGACCGTCAGATCGCCCCGCTCCACGTACCCGGACTCGATGACCACCTCCCGGATGGTCTTCCGCTCGGCGAGGGACTTCTTGGCGACCTTGGCGGCCTCCTCGTAGCCGATGTACTTGTTCAGCGGGGTGACCACGGACGGCGAGGACTCGGCGTACTCGCGGGCCCGCTCGACGTTCGCCGTGATCCCGTCCACCGTGCGGTCGGCGAGCAGCCGGGACGCGTTGGCCAGCAGCCGTACGGACTCGAGCAGGTTCTTGGCCATCACCGGGAGCATGACGTTGAGCTCGAAGTTCCCGGCCGCGCCCGCCACCGCGACGGTGGTGTCGTTTCCGGTCACCTGGGCGGCGACCATCAGGACCGCCTCGGGGATCACCGGGTTCACCTTGCCCGGCATGATCGACGAGCCGGGCTGGAGGTCGGGGAGGTTGATCTCCGCGAGGCCCGTGCGGGGTCCGCTGGACATCCAGCGCAGATCGTTGGCGATCTTGGTGAGGGAGACCGCGATCGTACGGAGCTGCCCCGACGTCTCCACCAGCGCGTCACGGGCGCCCTGCGCCTCGAAGTGGTCGCGGGCCTCGGTCAGCGGCAGACCGGTCGCGCGGGCGACCTCGGCGATGACGGCCGCGGAGAAGCCGGCCGGGGTGTTGATGCCGGTGCCCACCGCCGTACCGCCGAGGGGGAGTTCGGCGAGCCGGGGGAGCGCGCCGCGCAGCCGCTCGGCACCGTACCTGACCTGCGCCGCGTAACCGCCGAACTCCTGGCCGAGGGTGACCGGGGTGGCGTCCATGAGGTGCGTACGGCCCGACTTCACCACCGACGCGAATTCGGCCGATTTTCGCTCCAGGGAGGCGGCCAGATGGTCGAGGGCGGGGATCAGGTCGCGGGTGACCGCGCCGGTGGCGGCGATGTGGATGGAGGACGGGAAGACGTCGTTGGAGGACTGCGAGGCGTTCACGTGGTCGTTGGGGTGGACCTCGCGCCCCTCCGGGAGCCGCTCGGTGGCCAGGGTGGCGATCACCTCGTTGGTGTTCATGTTGGACGAGGTGCCCGAGCCGGTCTGGAAGACGTCGACCGGGAAGTGCTCGTCCCAGCGCCCCTCGGCGACCTCGGCCGCCGCCGCGGCGATGGCCTCGGCGCGGTCACCGTCGATCACGCCGAGTTCGGCGTTGACCCGCGCGGCGGCGGCCTTGATCCGGGCCAGGGCCTCGATGTGGGCGCGCTCCAGGCGCTGTCCGGAGACCGGGAAGTTCTCCACGGCCCGTTGGGTCTGGGCCCGCCACTTGGCGTGGGCGGGTACCCGTACCTCGCCCATGGAGTCGTGCTCGATCCGGAATCCGCCGGCCTGGTCTGTGTCGTTCATGGTGTTCAACCTCCGTAAAAAGATGAGCACTTGTCTTGTTCGATGTATTCCCAAGGCGCGTACCGGCCAGTAAAAACCGTGGGTAACCCCACTTCCAGGAGGCGCAGTGAAGCGCACCAGGTACAGACTCCGCTGGCCCATCGCCGCCGTCGCCGCGGCCGCCGCCGCACTCGGCACGATGACCGCGGCCGCCCCCGCCGGCGCGGCCGCCCCCACCACCGCGGCGGCCGGCACCACGGCCGCGACGGCCTCCGTACCGCTCCCGCCCGCCCTCGAGGCGATCCGGGCCGCCGAGGCCACCAAGATCTACGGCAGCCCCGAGGAGCGCCCGCTCGCCCAGCGCAAGACCGGCCTGATCTCCCTCGGCGACAGCGAGATCTCCGGCGAGGGCGTCGGCACGTATGAGCCGCCCACCAACGGTCCCAGCAACTGGTGCCACCGCTCGCCCGACGCGGCCATCCACCGCACCGGCATCCCCGCGGACCTCACGTTCAACGTGTCCTGCTCCGGCGCCTACACCGGCAACATCCGCATCGGCGGCTCCAAGCAGTACGCCGACGAGCTCGTCCAGAGCGACAACCTGGCCGTCAAGGCGCGCAACACCCGGATCAAGATGGTGGTGCTCGTCGCCGGAGCCAACGACGACCTGCAGTTCGGGCCCGTCATGACCGACTGCGTCCAGCGCTACCTGCTCCTCCAGGGCCCCTGCGAGCCCAAGTACGCCCCCGGCTGGCAGGCCCGGGTCGACGCGCTCGTCCCCAAGGTCGAGCAGACCGTGCGCGACCTCAAGACCGTGATGCGCGACGCCGGATACGCCGACGGCGACTACAAGCTCGTCGTCATGGGCTACCCCAGCCCCATCGGACCCGACTTCAACGACAACCCGGACTTCCCCGGCAAGCTGATCTGCGGCGGACTCGGCTACGACTCCGACACCGTCTGGGGCCGCAACACCGCCGTCCCCGCCTTCGAGCGCGGGATGCGCGCCGCGGCCGCCTCCACCGGGGCCGTCTACCTCGACAACTCGCGGCTCTTCCACGGCCACGAGGTCTGCATGGAGGACACCTGGGCCCGCGGCCTCTACATCGACCTCTCCAAGCCCGGGACCCCGGACGAGAACTCCGTACGGCAGTCCTTCCACCCCAACGCGCGCGGCCACGCCGCCTTCGCGTCCTGCCTCACCCAGATCTACAACGCGGGCACGCGTGAGGCCAGTTGCGCCGACGTGAACTCCACGGGCACCCCGACCCTGTTCCCGCTGGCCTGGGACGACGTCTACCGGGCGCTGAAGAGCCAGGCGACGGGCAACTGCCTGGACGTCGACGGGGCCCGCTCGGCCAACGGCACCGCCGTCCTCGGCTGGGACTGCCACGGCGGCCCCAACCAGGCGTGGTGGTACGACTCCGCCCGCAAGACCGTCCACACCCGGCTGACCCAGGACCGCTGCCTGGACGTGCCCGCCTCCGGCTACCAGACGGGCAAGGCGCTCGTCCTCTGGAACTGCCACGGCGGTGGCAACCAGAAGTTCGTCCGCGACGGGGCCACGATCCGCCCCGCCGAGGCGACGGGCCTCTGCCTCACCCAGAGCGCGGCGAGGCAGCCCGTCAGGCTCCAGAACTGCGACGGCTCGACCGGACAGAACTTCGTGTGACGGCGAGGCGGTCCGGGAGCCGTAGAACGGTGACCCCGGGCTGAGAGCCGTAGAGCCCGGTCCGGGAAGCGTGAACCCGGGCTGGGAGCCGTACAACCCGGTCCGGGAACCGTAGAACCCGGCCCGGGAAGCGTGAACCCGGTCCGGGAACCATGCACCGCGGTCCAGGACCGCCGTGGCCCCCCGCCGGCACACCGGCCGGGGGCCACGGCCCGTTCCCCGCTGGCGGCCTCAGAGCACCTTCAGCGTGGTCCGGGCCAGCTCGTACGCCGGGAGCATCGCCCGGTGCTCGGCGGTGTCGAGCCCGCCGAGGTGGACGATCACCGCCCCCTTCGGCGTCGCCACGGCGAAGGCCCGCTCCTCCTTGGACCCGCCGCCCAGCTCGTCGCGGACGGTGTACGTCACCTCGACCGCGGCCCGCGCGCCGCTCCCGGTCTCCTCGTAGGCGGCCCCGGAC is from Streptomyces venezuelae ATCC 10712 and encodes:
- the fomD gene encoding cytidylyl-2-hydroxypropylphosphonate hydrolase, giving the protein MTGSGGSQHWAPGDHILWRYRGNGTGEVHICRPVTVVQDTPELLAVWMAPGTECVRPVLADGTPVHEEPLATRYTAPRTTERARWSGSGVLKLARPGEPWSVWLFWERGWRFRSWYVNLEEPRVRWAGGFDSEDHFLDISVYPDRSWLWRDEDEFAQAQRSGLMGPGQAARVRAAGALAVDRIKAWGAPFADGWEDWRPDPGWRVPELPADWDRTPAHTAP
- a CDS encoding class II fumarate hydratase; its protein translation is MNDTDQAGGFRIEHDSMGEVRVPAHAKWRAQTQRAVENFPVSGQRLERAHIEALARIKAAAARVNAELGVIDGDRAEAIAAAAAEVAEGRWDEHFPVDVFQTGSGTSSNMNTNEVIATLATERLPEGREVHPNDHVNASQSSNDVFPSSIHIAATGAVTRDLIPALDHLAASLERKSAEFASVVKSGRTHLMDATPVTLGQEFGGYAAQVRYGAERLRGALPRLAELPLGGTAVGTGINTPAGFSAAVIAEVARATGLPLTEARDHFEAQGARDALVETSGQLRTIAVSLTKIANDLRWMSSGPRTGLAEINLPDLQPGSSIMPGKVNPVIPEAVLMVAAQVTGNDTTVAVAGAAGNFELNVMLPVMAKNLLESVRLLANASRLLADRTVDGITANVERAREYAESSPSVVTPLNKYIGYEEAAKVAKKSLAERKTIREVVIESGYVERGDLTVEQLDEALDVLRMTRP
- a CDS encoding ricin-type beta-trefoil lectin domain protein, with product MKRTRYRLRWPIAAVAAAAAALGTMTAAAPAGAAAPTTAAAGTTAATASVPLPPALEAIRAAEATKIYGSPEERPLAQRKTGLISLGDSEISGEGVGTYEPPTNGPSNWCHRSPDAAIHRTGIPADLTFNVSCSGAYTGNIRIGGSKQYADELVQSDNLAVKARNTRIKMVVLVAGANDDLQFGPVMTDCVQRYLLLQGPCEPKYAPGWQARVDALVPKVEQTVRDLKTVMRDAGYADGDYKLVVMGYPSPIGPDFNDNPDFPGKLICGGLGYDSDTVWGRNTAVPAFERGMRAAAASTGAVYLDNSRLFHGHEVCMEDTWARGLYIDLSKPGTPDENSVRQSFHPNARGHAAFASCLTQIYNAGTREASCADVNSTGTPTLFPLAWDDVYRALKSQATGNCLDVDGARSANGTAVLGWDCHGGPNQAWWYDSARKTVHTRLTQDRCLDVPASGYQTGKALVLWNCHGGGNQKFVRDGATIRPAEATGLCLTQSAARQPVRLQNCDGSTGQNFV